One Acropora palmata chromosome 2, jaAcrPala1.3, whole genome shotgun sequence genomic window carries:
- the LOC141874441 gene encoding uncharacterized protein LOC141874441, producing MIFGSNFCEGQRAPFEVSLTTTIVTAILCLITVPGNMLICWVIVKDPNKELRSSEFNRLVLNLAVADLITGLITEPTFVAFHLRESQGKQVMRYIAIVHMAYFISCTASLLSISSLATERYLSITSKYRRIFSRSRTIIWSISIWVFAIASSFTYFAIGFYTFVFVFVNLIVIASFGVMTYSYIRIYQSLHVEGSVAADTGNRLMERRLIYEKKATRSFFLVLFVFICCNLSSCAMVYIILLCDVCNCDVIHWLRDFQFLTALVNCATNQFLYAWRMPSFVRAFKRVLLCRAVSSRNGRVENSNDLQMHSTNTTTQ from the coding sequence atgatattcgGAAGTAATTTTTGCGAGGGTCAAAGGGCGCCTTTTGAGGTCTCCTTGACAACCACAATCGTCACAGCCATTCTGTGTCTAATAACGGTACCGGGAAATATGTTGATCTGCTGGGTGATTGTAAAAGACCCCAACAAAGAACTCAGATCTTCAGAGTTCAATCGCTTAGTATTGAATCTAGCTGTTGCTGATCTTATCACAGGGCTGATAACAGAACCAACATTTGTGGCATTTCACTTGAGAGAGAGTCAAGGAAAGCAAGTTATGCGTTACATTGCTATAGTCCATATGGCTTACTTCATCTCCTGTACAGCTTCATTACTAAGCATTTCATCTCTGGCGACGGAAAGATACCTTAGCATTACTTCAAAATACAGGAGAATTTTTTCGCGATCTAGAACAATCATCTGGTCGATTTCCATATGGGTCTTCGCCATAGCTTCGTCATTTACCTACTTTGCTATTGGTTTTTACACATtcgtttttgtgtttgtcaaTTTGATAGTAATAGCATCTTTTGGTGTTATGACTTACTCTTATATTCGCATCTATCAAAGCCTTCATGTCGAAGGCAGTGTCGCAGCGGACACCGGAAATCGACTTATGGAACGGCGATTAATatatgaaaagaaagcaaccaGGTCATTCTTTCTGGTGCTTTTCGTATTTATTTGCTGCAATCTATCTTCTTGTGCGATGGTTTACATCATTTTGCTATGTGACGTATGCAATTGTGATGTTATTCACTGGTTGCGGGATTTTCAGTTCCTGACGGCATTGGTCAACTGCGCAACCAATCAATTTCTTTACGCGTGGCGCATGCCTTCCTTCGTAAGAGCCTTCAAGCGGGTCCTTTTATGCAGAGCGGTTTCTTCGAGAAATGGCAGAGTGGAAAATTCGAATGATTTGCAAATGCATTCAACAAACACCACAACTCAGTGA
- the LOC141874895 gene encoding histamine H2 receptor-like, whose protein sequence is MTFGANLCDDVWAPFATSVTTACVSAILCVVTAPGNLLICWAIIKDPNGDLKSSFNYLILNLAIADCFIGVVTEPVFVWYHSSEAIKYEVLELRWLVYMSYFVTSTASILSIVALSTDRYLALTSTTIRRISSKKAAIVSIAIWFFSGGLPFLYFVVGFYTLAFIYANIAIIMTTVLLAFYFIRIVQRLTAHEKLMRAVLRRGDQRKGLSMEKKATKSFFRILFFFFVCSFPSCVMIYVINLCETCSCDIIHWFRDLQYLSVLVNSACNQFLYAWRMRSFRRAFSRIHPILGLQKRSAVANSSSGTDSKDCLQDGFEMK, encoded by the coding sequence ATGACCTTTGGTGCTAATCTCTGCGACGACGTATGGGCCCCATTTGCTACGTCCGTGACGACAGCTTGTGTTTCGGCCATTTTGTGTGTGGTCACTGCACCGGGCAACTTGCTCATCTGTTGGGCGATTATAAAGGACCCAAATGGGGACCTTAAATCGTCATTTAATTATCTGATTCTGAATCTAGCAATAGCTGACTGTTTTATTGGTGTTGTCACCGAACCCGTATTCGTGTGGTACCACAGCTCAGAAGCGATAAAATACGAGGTCTTGGAACTTCGCTGGCTAGTTTACATGTCTTATTTTGTGACTTCCACGGCTTCGATTTTAAGCATAGTTGCCTTATCAACCGATCGATATCTTGCTTTGACTTCCACCACCATAAGGAGAATATCTTCCAAGAAAGCTGCCATTGTTTCGATTGCAATTTGGTTCTTTTCAGGGGGCCTGCCCTTCTTATATTTCGTTGTTGGATTTTATACTTTAGCCTTCATTTACGCCAACATTGCTATTATTATGACAACTGTTTTATTggctttttatttcattcgAATTGTTCAGAGGCTAACTGCTCATGAAAAACTCATGAGAGCTGTCCTAAGACGAGGCGATCAGCGAAAGGGTCTCAGCATGGAAAAAAAGGCTACAAAGAGCTTCTTtcgaattttgtttttcttttttgtctgcAGCTTCCCATCTTGCGTCATGATATACGTCATCAATTTATGCGAGACCTGTAGTTGTGACATCATACATTGGTTCAGAGACCTTCAGTATCTTTCAGTCCTTGTCAATTCTGCGTGTAACCAGTTTTTATACGCATGGCGTATGAGAAGTTTTCGTCGGGCATTTAGTAGGATTCATCCGATTTTGGGGCTGCAAAAAAGATCAGCCGTCGCAAATTCTTCTTCTGGAACTGATTCAAAGGATTGTTTACAAGATGGCTTTGAAATGAAGTGA